AGATGCCGGCGCTCAACGGACCCGTCTTCTACCAGTTGCTGAAGGATTCGTGTCGCGGCGGCACGCCGCCCGTCATCTTCTCGATCGCGCGCGGGTATACGCCCGAGTATGCGTCCTTCCTGATGCGGCTCGCGGCTCCCGTTCTCACGAAGCCGGTTCCCGCCGCCGATCTCCGCCAGGCCGTCGCGCGAATGCTGCCGCCACGCGCCGAGGCGAGCGACTCGCTCACGTCCTGATCACCTCCGGCGACGCGCCAGTGGGTCGGGGCCACCGTGTCCTTATCGACACGCTTTTCGATTGCCATCTCACGAGCCGTGGGATAGCGTTGGGCTCCCTTGA
The Candidatus Methylomirabilota bacterium DNA segment above includes these coding regions:
- a CDS encoding response regulator → MSAPPTSRCRILVVDGDERERDGAARALTEAGHAVDTAATRADVVSLLGERAYDLVLSDLKMPALNGPVFYQLLKDSCRGGTPPVIFSIARGYTPEYASFLMRLAAPVLTKPVPAADLRQAVARMLPPRAEASDSLTS